A window of the Lysinibacillus irui genome harbors these coding sequences:
- the cysK gene encoding cysteine synthase A codes for MSKIANSVAELVGKTPIVKLNHATSENEGTVYVKLEYFNPGSSVKDRLALAMIEAAEKDGTLKPGGTIIEPTSGNTGIGLAMIAAAKGYKAILVMPETMSLERRNLLRAYGAELVLTPGPAGMKGAIAKAEELSAEHGYFLPQQFTNPANAVIHRLTTGPEIVEAFDGLTLDAFVAGVGTGGTITGAGAVLKEKYPNIEIIAVEPKDSPVLSGGQPGPHKIQGIGAGFVPAVLDTDIYSSVFPVENEIAFEVARKVAREEGILCGISSGAAIYAAIEAAKRLGKGSNVLAIVPSNGERYLSTPLYQFED; via the coding sequence ATGAGTAAAATAGCAAACTCAGTAGCTGAATTAGTTGGTAAAACACCAATCGTAAAATTAAATCATGCAACAAGTGAAAATGAAGGTACTGTATATGTAAAATTAGAATATTTTAATCCAGGTAGTTCAGTAAAAGACCGTTTAGCCTTAGCAATGATTGAGGCGGCCGAAAAAGATGGGACATTAAAACCTGGCGGTACAATTATTGAGCCGACATCCGGTAATACAGGTATTGGTCTTGCAATGATTGCAGCTGCTAAAGGATATAAAGCCATTTTAGTTATGCCAGAAACAATGAGCTTAGAGCGTCGTAACCTTTTACGAGCTTATGGCGCAGAGCTAGTGTTAACTCCAGGTCCAGCAGGTATGAAAGGTGCAATCGCTAAAGCAGAGGAATTATCTGCAGAGCACGGCTACTTCCTGCCACAACAATTTACAAACCCAGCGAACGCTGTTATTCACCGTCTAACAACTGGTCCTGAAATTGTAGAAGCATTTGATGGTCTAACACTAGATGCATTTGTAGCTGGTGTTGGTACGGGTGGTACAATTACGGGTGCTGGTGCTGTATTAAAAGAAAAGTATCCAAACATTGAAATCATTGCAGTTGAGCCAAAGGATTCACCAGTACTTTCTGGTGGTCAACCAGGGCCACATAAAATTCAAGGTATTGGTGCTGGATTTGTTCCAGCAGTATTAGATACTGACATCTATTCTTCAGTATTCCCTGTTGAAAATGAGATTGCTTTTGAAGTAGCGCGTAAAGTGGCTCGTGAAGAAGGGATTTTATGTGGTATCTCATCTGGTGCTGCTATCTATGCTGCAATTGAAGCAGCAAAACGTTTAGGTAAGGGTTCAAATGTTCTTGCGATCGTTCCTTCAAACGGTGAGCGTTATCTATCAACACCTTTATACCAATTTGAAGATTAA
- a CDS encoding anthranilate synthase component I family protein, with the protein MKTILTKTLTMDADSFFYSYKKQTETQQAHVFLESGRGGHFTIAAWNPLAIAQSVEDGLSVNWRNGRHEVLQGESLALLEELVAEYKIPYHAELPVFQGGAIGFVTYDYARKIEVLPNTAKNDLEIPDNYFYIFDCWAVHDVKTNIVTLMKIDESDVNLEQWAHNWQVAAQDGLATRKFEKTNAVEVINDENELLVSFAGTDFEAAVKKIQTYIAQGDVFQVNLSVRQSKKLNASAMDVYEALRAFNPSPYMAYIEAPDFAVVSGSPELLVKRHGNELSTRPIAGTRPRGKSEAEDLALAQELIDNDKERAEHVMLVDLERNDLGRVSTYGTVEVDEFMVIERYSHVMHIVSNVRGEIAEGKTNADVIRAMFPGGTITGAPKIRTMEIIEELEPVRRGLYTGSIGWLGFTGDMEFNIVIRTAFIKDGVSHIQAGAGIVIDSVPEREYQESLNKAKAMWQAKAMAEERAK; encoded by the coding sequence TTGAAGACTATACTTACGAAAACATTAACGATGGATGCAGATTCATTTTTTTATAGCTACAAGAAACAAACAGAGACACAACAAGCACATGTATTTTTAGAAAGTGGACGTGGTGGACATTTTACGATTGCTGCTTGGAATCCATTAGCCATTGCACAATCGGTAGAGGATGGACTGTCAGTCAATTGGAGAAATGGTAGACACGAAGTTTTACAGGGTGAATCTCTGGCCTTACTGGAAGAGCTCGTGGCAGAATATAAAATTCCTTATCATGCGGAGCTTCCTGTTTTTCAAGGGGGAGCCATTGGATTTGTCACATATGATTATGCACGTAAAATTGAAGTGCTTCCCAATACAGCGAAGAATGACTTAGAAATACCAGACAACTATTTTTATATATTTGATTGCTGGGCAGTGCATGATGTGAAGACCAATATAGTGACGCTTATGAAGATAGACGAAAGTGATGTTAACTTGGAACAGTGGGCTCATAACTGGCAGGTTGCAGCACAAGATGGACTAGCTACGCGAAAATTTGAAAAAACAAACGCTGTAGAAGTTATCAATGATGAAAATGAACTACTTGTTTCATTTGCTGGAACAGATTTTGAGGCAGCCGTAAAAAAAATACAAACCTATATAGCACAGGGTGATGTGTTTCAAGTGAATTTGTCTGTTCGACAGTCCAAGAAATTAAATGCTTCAGCTATGGATGTCTATGAGGCATTACGAGCATTTAATCCATCACCGTACATGGCTTATATTGAAGCACCAGATTTTGCTGTTGTTTCTGGATCCCCGGAGTTATTAGTCAAACGCCATGGAAATGAATTATCTACAAGGCCAATTGCTGGTACTCGACCAAGAGGGAAATCAGAGGCGGAAGATTTAGCATTAGCACAAGAATTAATTGATAATGATAAAGAACGCGCTGAGCATGTGATGCTAGTGGATTTAGAGCGCAATGATTTAGGTCGGGTGTCAACCTATGGAACAGTGGAAGTGGACGAGTTTATGGTCATTGAGCGCTATTCTCATGTAATGCATATTGTGTCGAATGTACGAGGCGAAATAGCAGAAGGTAAAACAAATGCGGATGTTATTCGTGCAATGTTCCCAGGAGGGACAATTACAGGAGCTCCGAAGATCCGCACTATGGAAATTATTGAGGAACTAGAGCCTGTGCGCCGTGGTTTATATACAGGTTCGATTGGTTGGCTCGGCTTTACAGGTGACATGGAGTTTAATATTGTCATTCGGACAGCGTTTATAAAAGATGGAGTTTCGCATATCCAGGCAGGAGCAGGCATTGTCATTGACTCTGTTCCCGAAAGAGAGTATCAGGAATCGTTAAATAAAGCGAAGGCAATGTGGCAGGCAAAGGCAATGGCAGAGGAGCGAGCAAAATGA
- the hslO gene encoding Hsp33 family molecular chaperone HslO, with protein MNDYLVRGLGFNGQVRVFAARTTATVGEAQRRHNTWPVVSAALGRSMTAAVMMGAMLKGEEKITIKIEGNGPIGPMVIDSNAHGEVRGFVTNPHVHFDLNEHGKLDVRAGVGTEGALTIVKDLGLRDMFSGQTPIVSGEIAEDFTYYFATSEQVPSSVGLGVLVNPDNTILAAGGFILQLMPGCEEETIKEIEQHLATIEPVSKMIEKGFTPEQILEAVLGNGHLQILDSMPIEFKCQCSKERFGAAILGLGTAEIKEMIEEDGGAEAECHFCLEKYSFSKDELEGFIDELNA; from the coding sequence ATGAATGATTATTTAGTAAGAGGTTTAGGTTTTAATGGTCAAGTACGTGTATTTGCAGCCCGTACAACAGCCACAGTAGGAGAAGCACAACGTCGTCATAATACATGGCCGGTTGTATCAGCAGCTTTAGGTCGTTCAATGACAGCCGCTGTCATGATGGGAGCTATGTTAAAAGGCGAAGAGAAAATCACTATAAAAATTGAGGGTAATGGCCCAATTGGACCAATGGTGATTGATAGTAATGCACATGGTGAAGTACGTGGGTTTGTGACAAATCCTCATGTTCACTTTGATTTAAACGAACATGGTAAGTTAGATGTTCGTGCAGGTGTTGGAACAGAAGGAGCTCTTACAATCGTAAAAGATCTTGGATTAAGAGATATGTTCTCTGGACAAACACCAATTGTTTCGGGTGAAATTGCTGAAGATTTTACTTATTATTTTGCTACTTCTGAGCAAGTACCGTCATCTGTTGGATTAGGTGTACTCGTTAATCCAGACAACACTATTCTTGCAGCTGGTGGATTTATTTTACAATTAATGCCTGGTTGTGAGGAAGAAACGATCAAAGAAATTGAACAACACCTTGCTACAATAGAGCCTGTTTCAAAAATGATTGAAAAAGGGTTTACGCCAGAGCAAATTCTAGAAGCTGTTTTAGGAAATGGTCACCTGCAAATTTTAGATTCCATGCCAATTGAATTTAAATGTCAATGTTCTAAAGAGCGGTTTGGTGCAGCAATTTTAGGTTTAGGAACTGCAGAAATTAAAGAAATGATTGAAGAGGATGGCGGAGCTGAAGCAGAGTGTCATTTCTGCTTAGAAAAATACAGCTTCTCTAAAGATGAGTTAGAAGGGTTTATCGATGAGCTCAACGCGTAA
- the ftsH gene encoding ATP-dependent zinc metalloprotease FtsH — translation MNRIFRYTIFYLLIFLVIIGIFGTFNGGNSPTKELSYHEFQEALDKKEITSATIQPDKSVYVVEGTLKGYEKGQSFTTNIPRDNQSLMDRIDEAARDKDSNISYLAAPETSGWIQFFTGIIPFIIIIFLFFFLMSQSQGGGNKVMSFGKSKAKLYDDQKKKVRFTDVAGADEEKAELVEVVEFLKDHRKFTEIGARIPKGILLVGPPGTGKTLLARAVAGEAGVPFFSISGSDFVEMFVGVGASRVRDLFENAKKNAPCIIFIDEIDAVGRQRGAGLGGGHDEREQTLNQLLVEMDGFGANEGIIIIAATNRPDILDKALLRPGRFDRQITVGHPDVKGREAILKVHARNKPLADTVDLAAVAQRTPGFSGADLENLLNEAALVAARKSKRTINMADIDEASDRVIAGPAKASRVYSAKEKKLVSFHEAGHVVVGLELDEADTVHKVTIVPRGQAGGYAIMLPKEERFFTTKQELLDRIAGLLGGRVAEEIVLGEVSTGAHNDFQKVTSIARAMVTEYGMSENLGAMQFGSSQGGNVFLGRDFNSDQNYSDSVAYEIDKEMQKIIDTQYERTKRILTEKRELLDLIANTLMEKETLNAQEIEHLRDHGVLPEPEAVEKIEDNTPKIEAKPTLDTIGKPVVEKELLSKEPNPTTLDLAKENKEQQNDAPKGIDEKRD, via the coding sequence ATGAATCGAATATTTCGATATACCATATTCTATCTACTGATTTTCCTAGTGATTATCGGTATTTTTGGTACTTTCAATGGTGGAAATTCACCAACGAAAGAATTATCTTATCATGAGTTTCAAGAAGCTCTAGATAAAAAAGAAATAACAAGTGCAACAATTCAACCTGATAAATCAGTTTACGTCGTTGAAGGTACACTGAAAGGTTATGAAAAGGGTCAAAGCTTTACAACGAATATCCCTCGTGATAACCAATCTTTAATGGACCGTATCGATGAGGCTGCTAGGGATAAAGATAGTAATATTAGTTATTTAGCAGCACCAGAAACAAGTGGATGGATTCAATTCTTTACGGGAATTATTCCTTTCATTATCATCATTTTCTTATTCTTCTTCCTAATGAGTCAATCTCAAGGCGGCGGAAATAAAGTGATGAGCTTTGGTAAAAGTAAAGCTAAGCTTTATGACGATCAAAAGAAAAAAGTACGTTTTACAGATGTAGCAGGTGCTGATGAAGAGAAAGCAGAGCTTGTTGAGGTTGTAGAATTTTTAAAAGACCATCGCAAGTTTACTGAAATTGGTGCGCGTATTCCAAAAGGTATCTTACTTGTAGGTCCTCCAGGTACAGGTAAAACATTACTTGCCCGTGCAGTAGCAGGTGAAGCAGGCGTTCCTTTCTTCTCAATTTCGGGTTCTGATTTCGTAGAAATGTTTGTAGGTGTCGGTGCATCACGTGTCCGTGATTTATTCGAAAATGCTAAGAAAAACGCACCATGTATCATCTTTATTGATGAGATTGATGCGGTTGGTCGTCAACGTGGCGCAGGTCTTGGTGGTGGACATGATGAGCGTGAACAAACACTTAACCAATTGTTAGTTGAAATGGATGGTTTCGGAGCAAACGAAGGTATTATTATTATCGCTGCAACAAACCGCCCAGATATTTTAGATAAAGCGTTATTACGTCCTGGTCGATTTGACCGTCAAATTACAGTAGGACATCCTGATGTAAAAGGACGTGAGGCGATTCTTAAAGTACATGCACGCAATAAGCCATTAGCAGATACAGTTGATTTAGCAGCAGTTGCACAACGTACGCCAGGTTTCTCAGGTGCAGATTTAGAAAACTTATTAAACGAAGCAGCGCTTGTTGCGGCTCGTAAAAGTAAACGCACCATCAATATGGCAGATATCGATGAAGCTTCTGACCGTGTAATCGCTGGTCCAGCTAAAGCTAGCCGTGTATATTCAGCCAAGGAGAAGAAACTTGTATCCTTCCATGAAGCCGGCCACGTAGTTGTTGGTCTTGAGCTTGATGAAGCAGATACAGTACACAAAGTAACAATTGTTCCGCGTGGTCAAGCGGGTGGGTATGCGATTATGTTACCGAAGGAAGAGCGCTTCTTTACAACAAAGCAAGAGCTTTTAGATCGTATTGCAGGTCTCCTTGGTGGTCGTGTAGCTGAAGAAATTGTTCTTGGTGAAGTTTCTACTGGGGCACATAATGATTTCCAAAAGGTTACAAGCATTGCTCGTGCAATGGTTACTGAATACGGAATGAGTGAAAACCTTGGTGCTATGCAATTTGGTTCAAGTCAGGGCGGTAATGTATTCCTTGGTCGCGACTTTAATTCAGACCAAAACTACTCTGATTCTGTAGCTTATGAAATCGATAAAGAAATGCAAAAAATTATTGATACTCAATATGAGCGTACAAAACGTATCCTAACGGAAAAACGTGAGCTGCTTGATTTAATTGCCAATACTTTAATGGAGAAAGAAACGTTAAATGCACAGGAAATCGAGCATTTGCGTGACCATGGTGTTTTACCAGAGCCAGAGGCTGTAGAAAAAATTGAGGATAATACGCCGAAAATTGAAGCGAAGCCAACATTAGATACAATTGGTAAACCAGTTGTTGAAAAAGAGCTACTGAGTAAAGAGCCGAATCCAACAACTCTTGATTTAGCTAAAGAAAATAAAGAACAACAAAATGATGCTCCTAAAGGTATCGATGAAAAACGTGATTAA
- the pabC gene encoding aminodeoxychorismate lyase, translating into MQCWMNGHYVAARDLRISPFDHGFLYGLGFFETFRTYGGQVFGWEEHMERLQLALSQYHIHLTYPENVLLEVVQQLNELAGGQDGYFRLNVSAGEHNIGLQPTEYKQPNVIIFRKELQDIPRGTEKIAQWLSTPRNTPEQGLRVKSHHYGNNVLGRFEMPSLAQQEGFFLTQEGYVAEGVTSNVFWVKNDILYTPSLETGILPGIIRAWVLEKANALGLKVMEGFYTKEDLLQSTECFITNSVQELVPISSLENLQFLGNKGPIYSCLHEAFVQEVEQG; encoded by the coding sequence ATGCAATGCTGGATGAATGGGCACTATGTGGCTGCACGGGATTTGCGTATTTCTCCATTTGATCATGGATTTTTGTACGGATTGGGTTTTTTTGAAACGTTTCGGACATATGGAGGTCAGGTATTTGGCTGGGAAGAACATATGGAAAGATTACAGCTTGCATTATCACAATACCACATTCATTTAACCTATCCTGAAAATGTTTTACTAGAGGTAGTGCAGCAATTAAATGAACTAGCAGGCGGGCAAGATGGCTACTTCCGTTTAAATGTATCAGCTGGAGAGCATAATATTGGACTACAGCCAACCGAATATAAACAACCCAATGTCATCATCTTTCGTAAAGAACTTCAGGACATACCGCGGGGGACTGAGAAAATAGCCCAATGGCTTTCAACTCCACGCAATACACCTGAACAAGGATTACGTGTTAAATCACATCATTATGGCAATAACGTACTCGGTCGCTTTGAAATGCCGTCATTGGCACAGCAAGAAGGTTTCTTTTTAACGCAAGAGGGTTATGTAGCTGAAGGGGTAACATCAAATGTTTTTTGGGTAAAAAATGATATACTATATACGCCTTCTTTAGAGACAGGCATTTTACCAGGGATTATTCGAGCATGGGTCTTAGAGAAGGCCAATGCTCTTGGTCTTAAGGTGATGGAAGGCTTTTATACAAAAGAAGACTTACTACAAAGTACAGAATGCTTCATTACCAATTCTGTGCAAGAGCTTGTGCCTATAAGTAGCTTAGAAAACCTACAATTTTTAGGCAATAAAGGGCCAATTTATTCGTGTTTACATGAAGCATTTGTTCAAGAA
- the pabA gene encoding aminodeoxychorismate/anthranilate synthase component II — MILMIDNYDSFIYNIVQYLGEFGHEIVVKRNDVITAEEIEQLAPDMIVISPGPCSPNEAGESLNIIKYFAGNIPILGVCLGHQALAQVFGGNVIRAERLMHGKTSPVLHAEVGLHKGMPNPFLATRYHSLIVEKETLPACLEITAWTEEGEIMGLRHKEYPIEGVQYHPESIMTEQGKRLLRQFIETHVEGVK, encoded by the coding sequence ATGATTTTAATGATTGATAATTATGATTCTTTTATCTATAATATCGTCCAATATTTGGGTGAATTTGGTCATGAGATAGTGGTGAAGCGCAATGATGTTATAACGGCAGAGGAGATAGAACAACTAGCACCAGATATGATTGTTATTTCACCGGGACCATGTAGCCCAAATGAAGCAGGTGAAAGCTTGAACATTATTAAATATTTCGCAGGAAATATTCCGATTTTGGGTGTTTGTCTTGGTCATCAGGCGCTTGCACAGGTATTTGGCGGCAATGTCATACGGGCCGAGCGTCTAATGCACGGAAAGACATCACCTGTACTCCACGCTGAAGTAGGTTTGCATAAAGGCATGCCAAACCCATTCCTGGCAACTCGCTACCACTCCCTTATTGTAGAGAAAGAGACATTACCCGCTTGTCTTGAAATCACAGCTTGGACTGAGGAGGGAGAAATTATGGGGCTTCGTCATAAAGAATATCCAATTGAGGGTGTACAATATCATCCAGAATCCATTATGACTGAGCAAGGTAAAAGACTCCTTCGCCAATTTATAGAAACCCACGTCGAAGGGGTGAAATAG
- a CDS encoding aldo/keto reductase, with the protein MGNVTLNNGLKMPLVGYGVFRVPEGDDLAEAVKTAIAKGYRSIDTAQVYRNEESVGRGIRAAIEEGLVTRDELFITSKVWNDGLSYDETLAAYDSSLEKIGLDYLDLYLVHWPGIDENYIEVYKALEKIYQDDRVRSIGVSNFHVHHLEKLLKETTVVPVINQIEFHPHLTQEEVRAYCQDKGIQVEAWSPLMNGSLLEEALIQELASKYDKTPAQIVLRYDVQHNVVTIPKTMTPTRMVENLDVFNFSLTDEEMAQLDALNDGLRCGPDPETFNFK; encoded by the coding sequence ATGGGAAATGTAACATTGAATAATGGACTTAAAATGCCTTTAGTTGGTTATGGCGTTTTTAGAGTACCTGAAGGAGATGACTTAGCTGAAGCTGTAAAAACAGCAATTGCAAAGGGTTATCGTAGCATTGATACAGCACAGGTATATCGTAATGAAGAAAGTGTTGGACGAGGAATACGTGCAGCCATAGAAGAAGGTTTAGTAACTCGTGATGAACTATTTATCACATCAAAAGTTTGGAACGATGGTCTTTCCTATGACGAAACACTTGCTGCTTACGATAGTAGTTTAGAAAAAATCGGGTTAGACTATTTGGATTTGTATTTAGTGCACTGGCCAGGGATTGACGAAAATTACATTGAAGTTTATAAAGCACTAGAAAAAATATATCAAGATGATCGAGTACGTTCAATTGGGGTTAGTAATTTCCACGTACACCATTTAGAAAAGCTTTTGAAGGAAACTACTGTTGTCCCTGTTATTAATCAAATCGAATTCCATCCGCATTTAACACAAGAGGAAGTTCGTGCTTATTGTCAGGATAAAGGCATACAGGTGGAGGCGTGGTCTCCATTGATGAATGGTTCCCTACTAGAGGAAGCCTTAATTCAAGAGTTAGCATCTAAATACGATAAAACGCCTGCGCAGATTGTATTACGCTATGATGTACAACATAATGTAGTTACGATTCCAAAAACGATGACACCTACACGTATGGTCGAAAATCTAGATGTTTTTAACTTTTCTTTAACAGATGAGGAAATGGCGCAGTTAGATGCGTTAAATGATGGATTACGTTGCGGTCCAGATCCAGAAACATTTAATTTCAAATAA
- a CDS encoding peptidyl-prolyl cis-trans isomerase, with amino-acid sequence MSSTRNRRPSTTVSPNQTPLLQRRLKTKPALAVISILLLGNILWFISWLIPNKGQEIGSDEQVATIDGDVITRQEWMIAMEERYGKETLQNLVNESVMEKAAKTYKIKVTDKEIDLELALMRSAQDKFDTAMQNLSAEQLRQKIRSQLILDKVLTKDVVIEEESVEKYYEENQGLYNTKTSYRTNFIEVDSKKAADEALGELKNGSDFMVLAREISVDSASASLGGDIGYLTENQENIDPAIINAVKSLKTKEVSKAFKLDNGHYGIVQVQEVLEGQSFTYDDVKEHIERELALEQLPQSVTPEAFWSEFNATWYYGESKKEK; translated from the coding sequence ATGAGCTCAACGCGTAATCGAAGACCCTCAACCACTGTATCACCAAACCAAACGCCTTTACTGCAACGTCGTTTAAAGACAAAACCTGCTTTAGCTGTTATATCGATTTTGTTATTAGGAAATATTTTGTGGTTCATTAGTTGGTTGATCCCGAATAAAGGTCAGGAAATTGGTAGCGATGAGCAGGTCGCTACCATTGACGGGGATGTAATTACACGCCAAGAATGGATGATTGCCATGGAAGAACGATATGGTAAAGAAACACTCCAAAATTTAGTGAATGAATCGGTCATGGAAAAGGCAGCTAAAACATATAAAATAAAAGTTACAGACAAAGAAATTGACCTTGAACTAGCGCTAATGCGTTCTGCTCAAGATAAGTTTGATACGGCCATGCAAAATCTTTCAGCAGAGCAGCTACGCCAAAAAATTCGATCACAGCTTATATTGGATAAAGTACTCACAAAGGACGTAGTGATAGAAGAAGAAAGTGTTGAAAAGTATTATGAGGAAAATCAAGGATTATATAATACAAAAACAAGCTATCGTACCAATTTTATTGAAGTCGATTCAAAAAAGGCTGCTGACGAAGCATTGGGTGAATTAAAAAATGGCTCTGATTTTATGGTGCTGGCACGTGAAATTTCCGTTGATAGTGCCTCAGCTAGTCTAGGGGGAGATATTGGCTACCTTACAGAGAATCAGGAAAATATAGACCCCGCAATTATTAATGCTGTGAAATCTCTTAAGACAAAAGAGGTAAGTAAGGCCTTTAAATTAGATAATGGTCATTACGGAATTGTTCAAGTGCAAGAGGTATTAGAAGGACAATCCTTTACATATGACGATGTGAAAGAACATATAGAGCGGGAATTGGCTTTAGAGCAATTACCACAATCCGTAACACCAGAAGCATTTTGGTCTGAATTTAATGCTACTTGGTATTATGGAGAGTCTAAAAAGGAAAAGTGA
- a CDS encoding type III pantothenate kinase produces MILVLDAGNSNIVLGVYNDNDQLAFHWRMVTDLHKTEDEYAMQVLSFFNHAGISFEQITGIIISSVVPPIMFSLEAMCQKYFQKRPLVVGPGVKTGLNIKYENPREVGSDRIVNAIAALDLYKAPCIIVDFGTATTYCYLNEKGDYMGGAIAPGITISTEALYTQAARLPRIEIVRPTHIIGKTTVSAMQAGIFYGFVGQVEGIVNRMKAQSKEEPLVIATGGLANLIAGETQIIDVVDPFLTLKGLYKLYKRNQ; encoded by the coding sequence TTGATTTTAGTTTTAGATGCAGGGAATTCTAATATTGTATTAGGTGTCTACAATGACAACGATCAATTAGCCTTCCATTGGCGTATGGTAACAGACCTTCATAAAACAGAAGATGAATATGCTATGCAAGTTCTTTCTTTTTTTAATCACGCAGGCATTTCATTTGAACAAATTACAGGCATTATTATATCCTCAGTTGTGCCACCAATTATGTTTTCATTAGAGGCAATGTGTCAGAAATATTTTCAAAAAAGGCCTTTGGTAGTTGGTCCTGGTGTAAAAACAGGTTTAAATATTAAATACGAAAATCCGCGTGAGGTAGGGTCTGACCGCATTGTGAATGCCATAGCAGCTCTTGATTTATATAAAGCCCCTTGTATCATAGTTGATTTTGGTACAGCGACAACCTATTGTTATTTGAACGAAAAGGGCGATTACATGGGTGGTGCTATTGCACCGGGCATAACTATTTCTACAGAGGCTCTTTATACACAAGCTGCGAGATTGCCGCGTATTGAAATAGTTCGACCTACACATATTATCGGGAAAACGACCGTTTCTGCCATGCAGGCAGGAATTTTTTATGGCTTTGTAGGACAAGTGGAGGGCATTGTAAACCGAATGAAAGCACAAAGTAAAGAGGAGCCGTTAGTGATTGCTACAGGTGGACTAGCAAATCTGATCGCAGGGGAGACACAAATAATTGATGTTGTGGATCCATTTCTAACTTTAAAGGGTTTATATAAGCTATATAAACGTAACCAATAG